From the genome of Solidesulfovibrio carbinolicus, one region includes:
- a CDS encoding NAD+ synthase, which translates to MPALRLALCQLNPTVGDVAANAAAVVSRLHAARNGGADIVVFPEMVVAGYPPEDLLLKPDFVAACMAAARDIARESQGLTAIFGCPWFEGDLVNAAIIAHDGAVAGLVAKRFLPNYGVFDENRYFAAGQGTTVFDRGGLTFGVSVCEDIWYPDGPPTEQAKHGGARLLINISASPYHMGKGTSRERMLATRAADNGAFVAYANLVGGQDELVFDGHSLVFAPDGSLLARGRQFDEDMVWCDLDVDLPTRQRLLDPRCRKWEPAPACRPVRTALSPLASPARPALAQATMAAPLEPVAEVYRALVTATRDYVRKSGFCGVALGLSGGIDSSLTAAVAADALGPENVLGVAMPTRFSSDDSLEDAKALAERLGIELKTVVIEPIFQAFLDALGPIFGDRPFDVTEENLQPRVRGTLLMALSNKFGRLVLTTGNKSEVGVGYSTLYGDTAGGYAVIKDVPKTLVYALSRWRNEQAGLDVIPERVLVKPPTAELRPNQKDSDSLPEYDVLDPALRAYVELGLSPAAMLERGLDPAVVDRVTRLVDRNEYKRRQSPPGPKITSRAFGKDWRLPIVNRYSPDRGPCPTS; encoded by the coding sequence ATGCCCGCCCTTCGCCTGGCCCTTTGCCAGCTCAATCCCACCGTCGGCGACGTGGCCGCCAACGCCGCCGCCGTCGTCTCCCGCCTGCACGCGGCCCGGAACGGCGGAGCCGACATCGTCGTATTCCCGGAAATGGTCGTGGCCGGCTATCCGCCCGAGGATCTGCTGCTCAAGCCCGATTTCGTGGCCGCCTGCATGGCCGCCGCCAGGGACATCGCCCGGGAGAGCCAGGGGCTGACGGCGATCTTCGGCTGCCCCTGGTTTGAGGGCGACCTCGTAAACGCCGCCATTATCGCCCATGACGGGGCTGTGGCCGGCCTCGTGGCCAAACGGTTTTTGCCCAATTACGGCGTGTTCGACGAGAACCGCTATTTCGCCGCCGGCCAGGGGACCACGGTCTTCGACCGGGGGGGGCTCACTTTCGGCGTGTCCGTGTGCGAGGACATCTGGTACCCCGACGGGCCGCCCACCGAGCAGGCCAAGCACGGCGGGGCGCGGCTACTCATCAACATTTCCGCCTCGCCCTACCACATGGGCAAGGGGACGTCCCGGGAGCGGATGCTGGCCACCCGAGCGGCGGACAACGGGGCCTTTGTGGCCTACGCCAATCTGGTCGGCGGCCAGGACGAGCTGGTCTTCGACGGCCACAGTCTGGTCTTCGCCCCGGACGGTTCCCTCCTGGCCCGGGGGCGGCAATTCGACGAGGACATGGTCTGGTGCGATCTTGACGTCGATCTGCCCACCCGCCAGCGCTTGCTTGACCCGCGCTGCCGCAAATGGGAGCCGGCCCCGGCCTGCCGCCCGGTCCGCACGGCCCTTTCTCCCCTGGCCTCGCCGGCCCGGCCGGCCCTGGCCCAGGCCACCATGGCCGCGCCCCTGGAACCGGTGGCCGAAGTCTACCGCGCCCTGGTCACGGCCACCCGGGATTATGTTCGCAAATCCGGCTTTTGCGGCGTGGCCCTGGGCCTTTCCGGCGGCATCGACTCGTCGCTGACAGCCGCCGTCGCCGCCGACGCCCTGGGGCCGGAAAACGTGCTGGGGGTGGCCATGCCCACCCGGTTTTCCTCAGACGACAGCCTGGAAGACGCGAAGGCCCTGGCCGAGCGCCTGGGCATTGAGCTCAAGACCGTGGTCATCGAGCCGATCTTCCAGGCCTTCCTCGACGCCCTTGGCCCCATCTTCGGCGACCGGCCCTTTGACGTCACCGAGGAAAACCTCCAGCCGCGCGTTCGCGGCACGCTGCTCATGGCCCTGTCCAACAAGTTCGGCCGGCTGGTGCTGACCACGGGCAACAAGTCCGAGGTGGGCGTGGGCTATTCCACCCTCTACGGCGACACGGCCGGCGGCTACGCCGTGATAAAGGACGTGCCCAAGACCCTGGTCTACGCCCTGTCGCGCTGGCGAAACGAACAAGCCGGCCTCGACGTCATCCCCGAGCGGGTGCTGGTCAAGCCGCCCACGGCCGAGCTGCGGCCCAACCAGAAGGATTCCGATTCCCTGCCCGAATACGACGTGCTGGACCCGGCCTTGCGGGCCTATGTGGAACTGGGGCTGTCCCCGGCGGCCATGCTGGAGCGCGGCCTGGACCCGGCCGTGGTGGACCGGGTGACGCGGCTGGTGGACCGCAACGAATACAAGCGCCGCCAAAGCCCGCCCGGCCCCAAGATCACCTCCCGGGCCTTCGGCAAGGACTGGCGGCTGCCCATCGTCAACCGCTATTCCCCGGATCGCGGTCCCTGCCCAACCTCGTAA